One Methylobacterium oryzae DNA window includes the following coding sequences:
- a CDS encoding heparan-alpha-glucosaminide N-acetyltransferase, with translation MSVDVTLDRPVAASPVAPASQRRRLPIIDAARAAALLAMASYHTLWDLGHLRLTAENYALTPTGRHAAETIAGTFLVLVGVGLVLMNGRGVRLRPTLLRFARIGGAALLVTLGTWVMFPDAFVFFGVLHCIAVSSLLGLPFLFLPVLVTAVAAAAVLAAPHVVHAPVLDAPALFFLGLGSVLPRTNDYVPLFPWFGLVLAGIVLGRLALPRLARSRLGAWAPRTRLGRAATFAGRHSLAIYLIHQPLLLALLTGLVTVVGVNPRAGLRAFRADYVTICARTGGEPPLCRIAARCTSEALLREDLFREDGRPFSGTERLRAQAISQGCYATLEAATRSAR, from the coding sequence ATGTCCGTTGACGTCACCCTCGACCGTCCCGTCGCCGCCTCCCCGGTCGCGCCCGCCTCGCAGCGGCGCCGCCTGCCGATCATCGACGCGGCGCGGGCGGCCGCCCTGCTGGCGATGGCGAGCTACCACACGCTCTGGGATCTCGGTCACCTGCGGCTGACCGCGGAGAACTACGCGCTGACGCCGACGGGGCGGCACGCCGCCGAGACGATTGCCGGCACCTTCCTGGTCCTGGTCGGCGTCGGCCTCGTGCTGATGAACGGGCGCGGGGTCCGGCTTCGACCGACGCTGCTGCGGTTCGCGCGGATCGGCGGGGCGGCGCTCCTCGTGACTCTCGGCACCTGGGTCATGTTCCCGGACGCCTTCGTGTTCTTCGGCGTGCTCCACTGCATCGCCGTCTCGAGCCTGCTCGGGCTGCCGTTCCTGTTCCTGCCGGTCCTGGTCACCGCCGTCGCGGCCGCGGCCGTGCTCGCCGCGCCGCACGTGGTGCACGCGCCCGTCCTCGACGCGCCGGCCCTGTTCTTCCTCGGCCTCGGCTCGGTGTTGCCGCGGACGAACGACTACGTGCCGCTCTTCCCCTGGTTCGGGCTGGTGCTGGCCGGCATCGTCCTGGGTCGTCTGGCCCTGCCGCGGCTCGCCCGGTCGCGGCTGGGAGCCTGGGCGCCGCGCACGCGGCTCGGCCGCGCCGCCACCTTCGCGGGCCGGCACAGCCTCGCGATCTACCTCATCCACCAGCCGCTGCTGCTGGCGCTGCTGACCGGGCTCGTCACGGTGGTCGGCGTCAATCCGCGTGCCGGGCTGCGGGCGTTCCGCGCCGATTACGTGACGATCTGCGCGCGCACCGGCGGCGAGCCGCCGCTCTGCCGCATCGCCGCCCGCTGCACCTCGGAGGCGCTGCTCCGCGAGGACCTGTTCCGGGAGGATGGCCGTCCCTTCAGCGGGACGGAGCGCCTGCGCGCGCAGGCGATCTCGCAGGGCTGCTACGCCACCCTGGAGGCCGCCACGCGATCCGCGCGCTGA
- a CDS encoding cold-shock protein, which translates to MSDERGSGPENPERGIVARTGELDQHEDEALDLVEVAGRIKWFDVSKGFGFIVPDDGAPDILLHVTCLRRDGYQAASEGARIVVEAVERPRGWQAFRVISLDQATAVHPSELPMPRTHVTVTPTSGLETAVVKWFNRLRGFGFLTRGDGTPDIFVHMETLRRYGIAELKPGDSVLVRYGDGSKGVMAAEVRLIDGTMPASH; encoded by the coding sequence ATGTCTGACGAACGCGGATCCGGGCCGGAGAACCCCGAGCGGGGGATTGTCGCCCGAACCGGCGAACTGGATCAGCACGAGGATGAGGCGCTCGACCTCGTCGAGGTGGCCGGCCGCATCAAGTGGTTCGACGTCTCCAAGGGTTTCGGGTTCATCGTGCCCGACGACGGTGCGCCCGACATCCTGCTCCACGTCACGTGCCTGCGGCGCGACGGCTACCAGGCGGCCAGCGAGGGCGCCCGCATCGTCGTGGAGGCCGTCGAGCGGCCCCGCGGCTGGCAGGCCTTCCGGGTCATCTCCCTCGATCAGGCGACGGCGGTGCATCCCTCCGAGCTGCCGATGCCGCGCACGCACGTCACCGTGACGCCGACCAGCGGGCTCGAGACCGCCGTCGTGAAGTGGTTCAACCGCCTGCGCGGGTTCGGATTCCTGACCCGCGGCGACGGGACGCCGGACATCTTCGTGCATATGGAGACGCTGCGGCGCTACGGGATCGCCGAGCTGAAGCCCGGCGACTCCGTCCTGGTGCGCTACGGCGACGGCTCGAAGGG